A portion of the Solea senegalensis isolate Sse05_10M linkage group LG17, IFAPA_SoseM_1, whole genome shotgun sequence genome contains these proteins:
- the tnfaip2a gene encoding tumor necrosis factor alpha-induced protein 2a, whose product MLHEGEASWEEEELLEEVSRGLIDREEQLFSRGLSSEDEEQLQKDFNSLKKQLCLVVENIFTSSSSRQLDTLRSAVVSIQQQEAQDQRWAGRPDDRRPTWRPLKCVSSHNALLQSIVESRLREAAEDESSGGGELSSAVKRQVYRMGRRVEDDLLLVVRTVQDCYPSEMDILNICARLYHQWFSAQLMEIVASGLNVDDCSYVLFMVNHHYPDSLLKHTELHGKMNSSCVSSLLLQDHLQQLEDQYLSYKEDKVKIWLNKILKTEEESWLKNKEPEIIDSYFYSPLAVDAIQVIDSFLTEFGCVIRDQSKTQRITAHLESFLSSYEKSFEAFVRGDHGNHGNVASVVKAQLVCEQQLRDYITESTVCVCEQQRRRCLNSLTALRDYGYRYFTCPLHVHLKVCYSKLWTPVWLDGSLVVDSLLDTLSDQLMALTDLKPACRKSLLSVLHQDVVLRYLKRVMKITKKSREQQVGGAQQMNEDAQKINNFFEEMGCSESLWLCDALCCVAEVLRLQDPHSVHLEVIALARKFPDLSDDHVSALLSVKNGLSAGNIRSIRRSVKENRPPTNHSPPFFSRIHLKQIDKFKHHARMFAR is encoded by the exons ATGCTCCATGAAG gAGAAGCGtcatgggaggaggaggagctgctggaggaggtgaGCAGGGGGCTGATCGACCGGGAGGAGCAGCTCTTTAGTCGAGGTTTGTCCAGTGAGGACGAGGAACAGCTTCAGAAGGACTTTAACTCTCTGAAAAAGCAGCTATGTTTGGTTGTGGAGAacatcttcacctcctcctcctcacgacAGCTGGACACTCTTCGGAGTGCAGTGGTCTCCATCCAGCAGCAGGAGGCGCAGGACCAGCGCTGGGCAGGTCGGCCCGATGACAGGCGGCCAACATGGCGTCCTCTAAAGTGTGTGAGCTCCCACAATGCTCTGCTGCAGAGTATAGTTGAGTCCAGACTgagggaggcagcagaggacgaGTCCAGTGGAGGTGGTGAACTGTCCTCAGCTGTGAAAAGACAG GTGTATCGTATGGGGAGACGTGTGGAGGACGatctgctgctggtggtgaggACAGTGCAGGACTGTTACCCTTCTGAAATGGACATCCTGAACATCTGTGCTCGACTCTACCATCAGTGGTTTTCTGCTCAGCTGATGGAGATCGTTGCTTCTGGACTTAATGTGGACGACTGCAGCTACGTGCTCTTCATGGTCAACCATCACTATCCAGA ttctttattaaaacacactgagCTGCATGGAAAGatgaacagcagctgtgtgagttctctgctgctgcaggaccatctgcagcagctggaggaccAGTACCTGTCCTACAAAGAG gaCAAAGTGAAGATTTGGCTGAACAAGATtttaaagacagaagaagagagttggctgaaaaacaaagaaccAGAAATCATTGACTCGTACTTCTACAGTCCCCTGGCTGTGGACGCCATACAG gtgattgacagctttctCACAGAGTTTGGTTGCGTGATCCGAGACCAAAGCAAGACTCAGAGGATCACAGCTCACCTGGAGAGTTTCCTCAGCAG TTATGAGAAGAGTTTTGAGGCATTTGTGCGCGGTGACCATGGTAACCATGGTAACGTGGCCTCTGTGGTCAAAGCTCAGCTggtctgtgagcagcagctcag GGATTACATCACTGAgtcaacagtgtgtgtatgCGAGCAGCAAAGACGTCGCTGTCTGAACTCTCTGACTGCCCTGAGGGATTATGGGTACAGGTATTTCACCTGTCCACTTCACGTCCACCTGAAG GTATGTTACAGTAAGCTGTGGACACCTGTCTGGTTGGACGGGTCACTTGTTGTGGACTCTCTGCTGGACACTCTGAGTGACCAGCTGATGGCGCTGACAGACCTAAAACCAGCGTGTAGAAAG TCCCTGCTGAGTGTCCTCCATCAGGATGTTGTCCTTCGGTACCTGAAAAGGGTGATGAAGATCACGAAgaagagcagagagcagcaggtgGGTGGAGCCCAGCAGATGAACGAGGACGCTCAAAAGATCAACAATTTCTTCGAAGAGATG ggCTGTAGTGAATCTTTATGGCTCTGTGACGCCCTCTGCTGTGTTGCTGAAGTTCTGCGTCTGCAGGATCCACACTCTGTTCACCTGGAGGTTATCGCTTTGGCCCGAAAGTTCCCCGACCTCAG TGACGACCATGTGTCAGCGCTGCTGTCGGTGAAAAACGGCCTATCAGCTGGCAACATCCGCTCTATCCGCCGTTCCGTCAAGGAGAACCGCCCACCCACCAATCACAGCCCTCCATTTTTCTCTAGGATCCATCTGAAACAGATCGATAAGTTCAAACATCATGCTCGCATGTTCGCCCGTTAG
- the LOC122784402 gene encoding creatine kinase B-type-like: MPFGNTHNKLKMNYSAEQEFPDLSQHNNHMAKVLTPEMYANLRDKETSSGFTLDDAIQTGVDNPGHPFIMTVGCVAGDEETYEVFKDLMDPVIEDRHGGYKPSDNHKTDLNPENLQGGDDLDPNYVLSSRVRTGRSIRGFCLPPHCSRGERRAIENLSVQSLDVLDGELKGTYYALKDMTEDEQQQLIDDHFLFDKPVSPLLLASGMARDWPDGRGIWHNDNKTFLVWVNEEDHLRVISMQRGGDMKEVFTRFCNGLTQIEALFKERGHEFMWNEHLGYILTCPSNLGTGLRAGVHVKLPNLGKHEKFGDVLKRLRLQKRGTGGVDTAAVGGVFDISNADRLGFSEVELVQMVVDGVHLLVDMEKCLEAGDIIDDLIPEQK, from the exons ATGCCttttggaaacacacacaacaagctGAAGATGAACTATTCGGCGGAGCAGGAGTTTCCTGACCTCAGCCAGCACAACAACCACATGGCTAAGGTTCTCACACCTGAAATGTACGCCAACCTGAGAGACAAGGAGACTTCCAGCGGATTCACCCTGGATGATGCCATCCAGACCGGTGTTGACAACCCAG GTCACCCGTTCATCATGACTGTAGGCTGCGTCGCTGGGGACGAGGAGACATATGAGGTTTTCAAGGACCTGATGGACCCCGTGATTGAAGACCGCCACGGAGGATACAAGCCATCGGACAACCACAAGACGGACCTGAACCCTGAAAACCTGCAG GGCGGAGATGATCTGGATCCAAACTACGTCCTGAGCTCTCGGGTTCGGACGGGGCGGAGCATCCGTGGCTTCTGTTTGCCGCCGCACTGCAGTCGCGGAGAGCGCCGTGCCATCGAGAACCTCTCCGTCCAAA GTCTGGACGTCCTGGACGGTGAGTTGAAGGGGACGTACTACGCTCTGAAGGACATGACGGaggacgagcagcagcagctgatcgatgaccacttcctgtttgataagcctgtgtctcctctgctgctggcGTCCGGCATGGCCCGCGACTGGCCCGACGGTCGCGGGATCTG GCACAACGACAACAAGACTTTCCTGGTTTGGGTGAACGAGGAGGATCATCTGAGGGTCATCAGCATGCAGAGGGGCGGGGACATGAAGGAGGTGTTCACCCGCTTCTGCAATGGACTCACCCAG aTCGAGGCCTTGTTTAAAGAGCGGGGTCACGAGTTCATGTGGAACGAACACCTGGGCTACATCCTCACCTGTCCGTCCAACCTGGGGACGGGACTCAGAGCCGGAGTCCACGTCAAACTTCCAAACCTCGGCAAGCACGAGAAGTTTGGAGACGTCCTGAAGAGACTGAGGCTGCAGAAACGTGGCACAG GTGGCGTGGACACAGCGGCGGTGGGCGGAGTCTTTGACATCTCCAATGCCGATCGTTTGGGTTTCTCTGAGGTGGAGCTGGTGCAGATGGTGGTGGACGGTGTCCACCTGCTGGTGGACATGGAGAAGTGTCTGGAGGCTGGAGACATCATCGATGATCTGATCCCTGAGCAGAAGTGA
- the LOC122784308 gene encoding photoreceptor outer segment membrane glycoprotein 2-like, whose protein sequence is MAVGQVAFTKADREKLAELLWLLNWISVLTGAMLFALGVFLKIEIQKWQEVMSDQEILRVPHMLMTTGVAACGINFLGGKICLDCADTKKFLRWKLVMIPYVVCTFFFTFCILVGALMCYSVSTQLEESLFLGLRNAMRFYKDTDTPGRCFLKTSLDLLQIHFHCCGNSGHQDWFKVQWVSNRYLDLSSSAVLDRLRSNVGGHFLMDSVPFSCCSTFSPRPCIQQQVSNSSAHFHYDKRSQLMNLWGRGCRQALLDHYTAIMTSIGVTVLLIWLFELLVLTGIRYLQTATENVLRLGDEHLESHGWILEKSFAETARLNLNIMKNLGKCYQAEERQQDHNINTHGAGSVTRQH, encoded by the exons ATGGCAGTCGGTCAGGTGGCGTTCACAAAGGCGGACAGAGAGAAACTGGCTGAGCTGCTCTGGCTCCTCAACTGGATCTCCGTGCTCACCGGAGCGATGCTCTTTGCTCTGGGCGTTTTCCTCAAGATTGAGATCCAGAAGtggcaggaagtgatgtcagacCAGGAAATCCTCCGCGTGCCCCACATGCTAATGACCACGGGCGTGGCCGCCTGTGGCATCAACTTCCTAGGCGGTAAGATCTGCCTGGACTGTGCTGACACCAAGAAGTTCCTGCGCTGGAAGCTGGTGATGATACCATATGTGGTCTGCAccttcttcttcaccttctgCATCCTGGTGGGGGCGCTCATGTGCTACAGTGTTAGCACTCAGCTGGAAGAGTCTCTATTCTTGGGCCTGAGGAATGCCATGCGCTTTTACAAGGACACGGACACGCCGGGACGCTGCTTCCTAAAGACCAGCCTGGATCTGCTGCAGATCCACTTCCACTGCTGTGGGAACTCTGGCCACCAAGACTGGTTCAAGGTCCAGTGGGTCAGCAACCGCTACCTGGACCTGAGCAGCAGTGCTGTGCTGGA ccGTCTCAGGAGTAACGTGGGCGGTCACTTCCTGATGGACAGCGTTCCATTTAGCTGCTGCAGCACCTTCTCACCGCGTCCCTGCATTCAGCAGCAGGTCAGCAACAGCTCCGCCCACTTTCACTACGACAAGAGGAGTCAGCTGATGAACCTGTGGGGGCGGGGCTGTCGCCAGGCGCTGCTTGACCACTACACTGCCATCATGACGTCCATTGGTGTCACAGTGCTCCTCATCTGGCTATTTGAG CTGCTGGTTCTGACGGGCATCCGGTACCTGCAGACAGCCACGGAGAACGTTCTGCGCCTGGGAGACGAACACCTGGAGTCGCACGGCTGGATTCTGGAGAAGAGTTTTGCAGAAACTGCTCGTTTGAACTTGAACATTATGAAGAATCTGGGGAAATGTTACCAGGCTGAAGAACGACAACAAGAccacaacatcaacacacatgGGGCGGGGTCTGTTACCAGGCAACACTGA